One candidate division TA06 bacterium genomic window carries:
- a CDS encoding GAF domain-containing protein: MFKTLFEISQTLNSILSLERLLNKVMDLAIETLHAERGFIILKNESSDELKIAAARNMEKQDVKDLSVISRSVVRSVLHDRKPLLTHDAKVDTRFRGSESVRLHNIISIMCVPLLLKNRLFGAIYVDNTRKKGVFSDEDLEFLTIFANQAGTVIENARLHESLLDENVRLRQEVRKIYGYESLLGRSPKMLRFFELLDRIIDSDVSVMLLGETGTGKELAARTIHYNGPRREKNFVPLYCGSLPETLLESELFGSKKGAYTGAVQDRQGLFEVADGGTIFFDEVCDVSHPIQAKLLRSLQEGEFRRVGETKIRRADVRVISATNKDIKKEVREGRFREDLFYRLNVISITIPPLRERKKDIPLLADYFLKRYADKAGKRIERLTDEAVSRLTGYSYPGNVRELENTIERAILLSTSDQITGKEITFEMRDVREETISSSLAEREKAFILDILEKMGGNRRETADALGISLRSLQYRLKEWGVIKRR; this comes from the coding sequence ATGTTCAAGACTCTGTTTGAGATAAGCCAGACTCTCAACAGTATTCTATCTTTGGAACGGCTTCTCAACAAAGTGATGGACCTGGCAATTGAAACTCTCCATGCTGAGAGAGGGTTCATCATACTTAAAAACGAGTCGAGTGATGAGTTGAAGATTGCCGCAGCCAGAAACATGGAAAAACAAGATGTGAAGGACTTGAGCGTGATTTCTCGCAGCGTCGTTCGCTCAGTTCTTCATGACCGGAAGCCCTTGCTCACTCACGATGCAAAGGTGGACACGCGTTTTAGGGGATCTGAATCTGTGAGACTACACAACATAATCTCCATAATGTGTGTTCCACTTCTGCTTAAGAATAGGCTGTTTGGTGCGATATACGTGGATAACACCCGCAAGAAGGGTGTCTTCTCCGATGAGGATCTGGAATTTCTAACCATATTTGCGAATCAGGCAGGAACTGTGATTGAGAATGCAAGGCTGCATGAATCTTTGCTTGATGAAAACGTTAGGCTCAGGCAAGAGGTGAGAAAAATATACGGCTACGAGAGCTTGCTCGGCAGGAGTCCGAAGATGCTCCGCTTCTTTGAGCTTCTGGATCGAATCATAGATTCGGATGTGAGCGTCATGCTGCTCGGAGAAACCGGAACCGGCAAAGAACTGGCAGCCCGAACAATCCATTATAACGGGCCAAGAAGGGAGAAAAACTTCGTGCCTCTATATTGCGGCTCGCTTCCAGAGACCCTTCTTGAAAGCGAGCTCTTTGGTTCGAAGAAGGGCGCTTACACTGGTGCAGTTCAGGATAGACAGGGCCTTTTTGAGGTCGCAGATGGTGGAACCATCTTCTTTGATGAGGTCTGTGACGTAAGCCACCCAATACAGGCGAAGCTGTTGAGATCACTGCAGGAAGGAGAGTTCAGGAGAGTAGGCGAGACAAAAATAAGAAGGGCTGACGTGAGAGTCATATCAGCGACCAATAAGGACATAAAGAAGGAAGTGAGGGAGGGGAGGTTCAGGGAGGACCTGTTCTACAGGTTGAATGTGATCAGCATAACCATACCGCCTCTCAGAGAGAGAAAGAAGGACATTCCACTTCTGGCCGATTACTTCTTGAAGAGATATGCTGACAAAGCCGGCAAAAGGATTGAGCGTTTAACTGATGAGGCAGTGTCGAGATTGACCGGATACAGCTACCCAGGCAACGTTAGGGAGCTGGAAAATACGATAGAGCGCGCAATTCTGCTTTCAACCTCAGACCAGATCACTGGCAAGGAGATCACCTTTGAGATGAGGGACGTAAGGGAAGAGACTATTTCCTCCTCTCTGGCTGAGCGTGAGAAAGCTTTCATACTGGATATCCTTGAGAAGATGGGTGGTAACAGGAGGGAGACCGCAGATGCTCTGGGTATCTCATTGAGATCTCTCCAGTACAGGCTTAAGGAATGGGGTGTAATAAAGAGACGATGA
- a CDS encoding carboxypeptidase regulatory-like domain-containing protein, giving the protein MNKFVIGFMDRRTGTTRVQYLQQKSEYCLTVEQFRCSFILESCPQGVKLRRTGLAVLLLFFICSCRAERFNPLDPESPRFKDEWVVAGTVRDWNSGYIEGVRIELKPGLMSGVTDGTGEYEIKKVPRGSYTAVASKEFCSAETIQVEVVPGSPTIVDFKLDRLPVFSQIRATTHDDSISTGNDLYAIFSAKVLDPDGWVLSDSVFLSLDTSMVWPMRDLGSDSFGLTLPDDSLPGNNLEYLIGRDLVLLATDNAGRRSISDSFGITRIIYDIPVALSPIIYAPQNPVTFKWSGIDVEFEFTYTLTVEQINPPENKIWVVEGISSNSTNYPLKDTLTLGGTFLWCMKALDSFDNSSRSRFELFTVD; this is encoded by the coding sequence GTGAATAAATTCGTCATCGGATTTATGGATCGAAGGACTGGTACCACTAGAGTGCAATATCTGCAGCAAAAATCTGAATATTGTTTGACAGTAGAGCAGTTTAGGTGTAGTTTTATATTGGAAAGTTGTCCACAAGGGGTCAAATTGCGTAGGACAGGGCTGGCTGTTCTTCTTCTGTTTTTCATCTGTTCTTGCAGAGCGGAAAGGTTCAATCCTCTCGATCCAGAATCTCCGCGGTTCAAGGACGAGTGGGTAGTGGCCGGCACCGTGAGAGACTGGAACAGTGGATATATTGAAGGCGTGCGAATAGAACTGAAGCCCGGTCTCATGTCTGGAGTCACAGACGGTACAGGAGAATATGAGATAAAGAAAGTCCCACGCGGTTCCTATACTGCTGTTGCCTCAAAGGAGTTTTGTTCTGCCGAGACAATCCAGGTCGAAGTTGTTCCTGGGTCCCCAACAATAGTCGATTTCAAACTGGATCGGTTGCCAGTGTTCTCTCAGATACGCGCTACCACCCATGACGACAGTATCAGCACCGGCAACGACCTTTATGCGATCTTTTCCGCTAAGGTCCTGGATCCAGATGGATGGGTGCTGAGTGACAGCGTCTTTCTCAGTCTGGATACTTCTATGGTTTGGCCCATGAGGGATCTTGGCAGTGACAGCTTCGGTCTGACTCTTCCTGACGACAGCCTACCAGGCAACAACCTCGAATATCTGATCGGCAGAGATCTCGTTTTGCTTGCCACGGACAACGCAGGGAGGCGTTCTATTTCCGACTCGTTTGGAATAACCAGGATAATATACGATATTCCAGTAGCCCTCTCTCCCATAATCTATGCACCTCAGAATCCTGTCACTTTCAAGTGGTCAGGTATAGATGTCGAGTTCGAGTTCACCTACACGCTGACCGTAGAGCAGATTAATCCACCCGAAAACAAAATATGGGTTGTGGAGGGGATCTCATCCAATTCGACAAACTACCCTTTGAAGGATACTCTGACACTTGGAGGAACATTCCTATGGTGTATGAAGGCGTTGGATTCATTTGACAACAGCTCCCGGTCTCGCTTCGAGTTATTCACAGTGGATTAG
- a CDS encoding DUF2202 domain-containing protein, with the protein MGEASPQVAEAIRTAIQMEKEGHAFFHQAAEKTNNKLGKEMFERLAAEEIAHMETFRKMFDSMSDTEDWRAVASELKSVTTPPLFSEAKNKMKAGREPGEVEALRQAMEIERKAIKFFNEAKSKANDETAKEIFEKVRQEEEYHHALLQAQYDSVTNSGYWLDVAEFRMDGMY; encoded by the coding sequence ATGGGTGAGGCCAGTCCGCAAGTCGCAGAAGCGATAAGAACGGCAATACAAATGGAGAAGGAAGGACATGCATTCTTCCACCAGGCTGCGGAGAAGACCAATAACAAGCTGGGAAAAGAGATGTTCGAAAGGCTTGCAGCTGAGGAGATCGCGCACATGGAAACGTTCCGGAAGATGTTCGACTCAATGTCGGACACTGAAGACTGGCGCGCTGTCGCCTCCGAGCTGAAAAGTGTGACCACACCCCCTCTCTTTAGTGAGGCGAAGAACAAAATGAAGGCAGGAAGAGAACCGGGTGAGGTCGAGGCGCTCAGACAGGCGATGGAGATAGAAAGAAAGGCGATAAAATTCTTCAACGAAGCCAAATCAAAAGCAAATGATGAAACGGCCAAAGAGATATTCGAAAAAGTACGCCAGGAGGAGGAATATCATCACGCACTACTTCAGGCGCAGTATGACAGCGTAACAAATTCCGGCTACTGGCTAGACGTAGCAGAATTCCGTATGGATGGGATGTACTAA